From one Streptomyces sp. R41 genomic stretch:
- a CDS encoding penicillin-binding transpeptidase domain-containing protein, with product MGKRRRVAERRKTKQPAVLGGVIAVVVAGGAFGAYSLYGGGAAAENGASTTADHKVVKTGPLSATEVRTTAAAFLTAWQSGDVAKAAAATDDSAAATTALTGYTKDAHITGVTLTSGTRSGAAVPFSVKATVTYKGKSKPLTYDSKLTVVRRAKDGVPLVGWESSVVHPDLQDGDRLVTGESGTPPITALDREGAELTTAKYPSLGTVLDGLREKYGKTAGGKAGIELRVVRKAAKKGAQKTPDKTLVTLSEGTPGTVKTTLSPTLQALAEEKVAAKAKASVVVMRPSTGEILAVANTGHGFNTAFQGSLAPGSTMKVITASLLFDKGLASADKPHPCPKTVTYGGWKFHNDDDFEIKDGTFKASFARSCNTAFITQAKKLENDDLTKQAQQVFGLSMNNWAIGVPSFDGSVPVQSAAQMAASLMGQGGVRMNPLNMASVASTVQAGSFHQPYLVSPTVDHRTLATASRTMSASTLSQLREVMQYTAAAGTAAEAMSGLGPDYGAKTGSAEVDGQDKPNGWFTAWKGDLAAAGVVQQGGHGGDTAGPIVAALLKAGS from the coding sequence GTGGGCAAGAGAAGGCGCGTCGCCGAGCGGCGGAAGACGAAGCAGCCCGCCGTGCTCGGCGGGGTCATCGCCGTGGTCGTCGCCGGCGGGGCGTTCGGCGCCTACAGCCTGTACGGCGGCGGCGCTGCGGCCGAGAACGGGGCGTCGACGACGGCCGACCACAAGGTCGTGAAGACGGGCCCCTTGTCGGCGACCGAAGTGCGCACGACGGCCGCCGCCTTCCTCACCGCCTGGCAGAGCGGCGACGTCGCCAAGGCGGCCGCCGCCACGGACGACTCGGCCGCCGCGACGACCGCGCTCACCGGCTACACCAAGGACGCCCACATCACCGGCGTGACGCTGACCAGCGGCACTCGCTCGGGTGCCGCCGTCCCGTTCTCCGTCAAGGCCACCGTCACGTACAAGGGCAAGAGCAAGCCGCTGACGTACGACTCGAAGCTGACGGTCGTGCGACGCGCCAAGGACGGCGTACCGCTGGTCGGTTGGGAGTCGTCCGTCGTCCACCCGGACCTCCAGGACGGCGACCGACTGGTCACCGGCGAGTCGGGCACGCCCCCGATCACGGCCCTGGACCGCGAGGGCGCGGAGCTGACCACCGCCAAGTACCCCTCCCTGGGTACGGTCCTCGACGGGCTGCGCGAGAAGTACGGCAAGACGGCCGGCGGCAAGGCCGGCATCGAGCTGCGCGTGGTCCGCAAGGCCGCCAAGAAGGGTGCCCAGAAGACCCCCGACAAGACGTTGGTGACGCTCAGCGAGGGCACCCCGGGGACCGTGAAGACGACGCTCAGCCCGACCTTGCAGGCCCTCGCCGAGGAGAAAGTGGCCGCCAAGGCGAAGGCGTCGGTGGTCGTGATGCGTCCCTCGACGGGCGAGATCCTCGCCGTCGCGAACACCGGCCACGGCTTCAACACCGCCTTCCAGGGCTCCCTCGCGCCCGGCTCCACGATGAAGGTCATCACGGCGTCGCTGCTCTTCGACAAGGGGCTGGCCTCGGCCGACAAGCCGCACCCGTGCCCCAAGACCGTGACGTACGGCGGCTGGAAGTTCCACAACGACGACGACTTCGAGATCAAGGACGGCACGTTCAAGGCGAGCTTCGCGCGGTCCTGCAACACCGCCTTCATCACCCAGGCGAAGAAGCTCGAGAACGACGACCTGACCAAGCAGGCCCAGCAGGTCTTCGGGCTGAGCATGAACAACTGGGCCATCGGCGTGCCGTCCTTCGACGGCTCGGTGCCAGTGCAGAGCGCCGCGCAGATGGCGGCGTCGCTGATGGGCCAGGGCGGGGTCCGCATGAACCCGCTGAACATGGCGTCGGTCGCCTCGACGGTCCAGGCGGGCAGCTTCCATCAGCCGTACCTGGTGTCTCCGACGGTGGACCACCGCACGCTGGCCACGGCGTCCCGCACCATGTCCGCGTCCACGCTCTCCCAGCTCCGCGAGGTCATGCAGTACACGGCCGCCGCCGGCACCGCCGCCGAGGCCATGTCCGGCCTCGGCCCCGACTACGGCGCCAAGACCGGCTCCGCCGAGGTCGACGGCCAGGACAAGCCGAACGGCTGGTTCACGGCGTGGAAGGGCGACTTGGCGGCGGCGGGCGTCGTGCAGCAGGGCGGGCACGGGGGTGACACGGCGGGGCCGATCGTGGCGGCGCTGCTGAAGGCCGGTAGCTAG
- a CDS encoding organic hydroperoxide resistance protein, which produces MIDGAAVDTRPTKIMYVAEATAHGGRDGYVTSQDGRLELKVAMPPALGGDGDGTNPEQLFAAGYSACFHNALVLVGRRAGYDLSGSTVAAKVGIGPNKQRGYGLAVALSVSLPVVDQDLATKLVDAAHEVCPYSNATRGNIEVTILLG; this is translated from the coding sequence GTGATCGATGGTGCCGCTGTCGACACCCGTCCGACGAAGATCATGTACGTCGCCGAGGCCACCGCGCACGGCGGCCGGGACGGATACGTCACCAGCCAGGACGGCCGGCTCGAGCTGAAGGTCGCCATGCCGCCCGCGCTCGGCGGCGACGGCGACGGCACCAATCCGGAGCAGCTGTTCGCGGCCGGCTACAGCGCCTGTTTCCACAACGCCCTTGTGCTGGTGGGCCGCCGCGCCGGGTACGACCTCTCCGGCTCCACCGTCGCCGCGAAGGTCGGCATCGGTCCGAACAAGCAGCGCGGCTACGGCCTCGCGGTCGCCCTGAGCGTCTCGCTCCCCGTCGTCGACCAGGACCTGGCGACAAAGCTCGTGGACGCGGCCCACGAAGTCTGCCCGTACTCGAACGCCACCCGAGGCAACATCGAGGTCACGATCCTGCTGGGCTAG
- a CDS encoding EamA family transporter has protein sequence MTPLVTAAVLLAAVTHASWNAIAHRISDKLVGFTLIAGGGMLIGLVMVPFVAFPAAGAWPYLIASAVIHVAYYVLLMRSFRLGDFGQAYPIARGTAPLIVTALAAVFAHEVPDGWAASGIALSCAGLTGVALWGLRGRRPNWAAIGAALATGVSIAAYTVVDGLGVRASGSSLGYIAWLMAVEGVVIPAYAVYRRRGELVSVLRPFAAVGFLGAALSVAAYGLVLWAQTRAELAPIAALRESSIIVGAAIGAIFFKERFGAPRIAAAGLLVLGIGLMLHAG, from the coding sequence GTGACGCCGCTCGTCACCGCGGCGGTGCTGCTCGCCGCGGTCACCCACGCCAGTTGGAACGCGATCGCGCACCGCATCAGCGACAAGCTGGTCGGTTTCACGCTGATCGCGGGCGGCGGCATGCTGATCGGTCTCGTCATGGTGCCGTTCGTGGCGTTCCCGGCGGCCGGGGCGTGGCCGTACCTCATCGCCTCCGCCGTGATCCACGTCGCGTACTACGTGCTGCTGATGCGCTCGTTCCGGCTCGGCGACTTCGGGCAGGCGTATCCGATCGCCCGCGGGACCGCTCCGCTGATCGTCACGGCGCTGGCGGCCGTCTTCGCGCACGAGGTGCCCGACGGGTGGGCCGCCTCGGGCATCGCGCTGTCCTGCGCGGGGCTGACGGGTGTCGCGCTGTGGGGGCTGCGTGGGCGGCGGCCCAACTGGGCGGCGATCGGGGCCGCGTTGGCGACCGGGGTGTCGATCGCCGCGTACACCGTCGTGGACGGTCTTGGCGTGCGCGCCTCCGGGTCCTCCCTCGGGTACATCGCCTGGCTGATGGCCGTCGAGGGTGTGGTGATCCCGGCCTACGCGGTGTACCGCCGGCGCGGTGAACTCGTGTCCGTGTTGCGGCCGTTCGCCGCCGTCGGGTTCCTCGGCGCGGCGCTCTCCGTCGCGGCGTACGGGCTGGTCCTGTGGGCCCAGACCCGCGCCGAGCTCGCCCCGATCGCCGCCCTCCGCGAGTCCTCGATCATCGTCGGCGCGGCCATCGGCGCGATCTTCTTCAAGGAACGCTTCGGAGCGCCTCGCATCGCGGCAGCGGGGCTCCTGGTGCTGGGCATCGGGCTGATGCTGCACGCGGGTTGA
- a CDS encoding energy-coupling factor ABC transporter permease, with amino-acid sequence MHVPDGFINAPVSAVTGVVAAGAIAVSLRGARRELDERTAPLAGLVAAFIFAVQMLNFPVAAGTSGHLLGGALAAILVGPYTGVLCVSVVLLMQGILFADGGLTALGVNITDMAIVTTIVSYAVFRGLVKVLPRKRRSITVAAFVSALLSVPAAAVAFTLIYAIGGTTDVAISKVATAMIGVHILIGIGEAAITGLTVGAVIAVRPDLVYGARGLQQQLKLRVNGELVDAPTKAAPVAARSSHRKVWITGLVTSLVLAGFVSFYASASPDGLEKVAKDKGIDQRAEKHATEDSPLAGYGVKDISDARISGGLAGVIGVGVTVVAGSGIFWAIRRRRSADASAVSVPEGV; translated from the coding sequence CTCGACGAGCGAACCGCCCCGCTCGCCGGCCTGGTCGCCGCCTTCATCTTCGCCGTACAGATGCTGAACTTCCCGGTCGCCGCCGGGACCAGCGGACATCTGCTCGGCGGTGCCCTGGCCGCGATACTCGTCGGCCCCTACACCGGCGTCCTCTGCGTCTCGGTGGTTCTGCTGATGCAGGGCATCCTCTTCGCGGACGGCGGCCTCACCGCGCTCGGCGTGAACATCACGGACATGGCGATCGTGACCACGATCGTCTCGTACGCCGTCTTCCGCGGGCTGGTGAAGGTGCTGCCCCGCAAGCGGCGCTCCATCACCGTCGCCGCCTTCGTCTCCGCGCTCCTTTCCGTCCCGGCCGCCGCCGTCGCCTTCACCCTCATCTACGCGATCGGCGGCACCACCGACGTCGCGATCTCCAAGGTCGCCACCGCCATGATCGGCGTGCACATCCTCATCGGCATCGGCGAGGCCGCCATCACCGGGCTCACCGTCGGCGCCGTCATCGCCGTACGACCCGATCTCGTGTACGGCGCCCGCGGCCTCCAGCAGCAGCTCAAGCTGCGCGTGAACGGGGAGTTGGTCGACGCCCCCACGAAGGCCGCCCCCGTCGCTGCCCGCTCCTCGCACCGCAAGGTGTGGATCACCGGCCTCGTCACCTCCCTCGTGCTCGCCGGCTTCGTCAGCTTCTACGCCTCCGCGAGCCCCGACGGCCTGGAGAAGGTCGCCAAGGACAAGGGCATCGACCAGCGGGCCGAGAAGCACGCGACGGAGGACTCCCCGCTCGCCGGGTACGGCGTCAAGGACATCTCGGACGCCCGGATCTCCGGCGGCCTCGCGGGCGTGATCGGCGTCGGCGTCACCGTCGTCGCGGGCAGCGGCATCTTCTGGGCGATCCGCAGGCGCCGCAGCGCCGACGCGTCTGCCGTCTCCGTCCCCGAGGGCGTCTGA
- a CDS encoding energy-coupling factor ABC transporter ATP-binding protein, translating into MDAVTPSLEVAGLAFAYPDGHQALFGVDFSIGRGERVALLGPNGAGKTTLVLHLNGILSGGTGTVTVAGLPVGKRHMAEIRRKVGIVFQDPDDQLFMPTVREDVAFGPAAAGMKGAELEERVRTALERVGMEAFADRPPHHLSFGQRRRVAVATVLAMEPEILVLDEPSSNLDPASRRELADILRSLDVTVLMVTHDLPYALELCSRSLVLSEGVIAADGKTGQLLSDDELMRTHRLELPFGFDPRSVTMGA; encoded by the coding sequence ATGGACGCTGTGACCCCCTCTCTGGAAGTGGCCGGACTGGCCTTCGCCTACCCCGACGGGCACCAGGCCCTCTTCGGCGTCGACTTCAGCATCGGGCGCGGTGAGCGCGTCGCGCTGCTCGGCCCGAACGGCGCCGGCAAGACGACGCTCGTGCTGCACCTCAACGGCATCCTGAGCGGCGGTACCGGAACCGTGACGGTGGCCGGCCTGCCGGTCGGCAAGCGGCACATGGCGGAGATCCGGCGCAAGGTCGGCATCGTCTTCCAGGACCCGGACGACCAGTTGTTCATGCCGACCGTCCGGGAGGACGTCGCCTTCGGCCCGGCCGCGGCGGGGATGAAGGGCGCGGAGCTGGAGGAGCGGGTCCGCACGGCGCTGGAGCGGGTCGGCATGGAGGCCTTCGCCGACCGTCCCCCGCACCACCTCTCCTTCGGCCAGCGGCGCCGGGTGGCCGTCGCGACCGTCCTCGCGATGGAGCCGGAGATCCTCGTCCTCGACGAGCCGTCCTCCAACCTGGACCCCGCCTCGCGGCGCGAACTCGCCGACATCCTGCGGTCGTTGGACGTCACCGTCCTCATGGTCACGCACGATCTGCCGTACGCCCTTGAGCTGTGCTCCCGGTCGCTCGTGCTGAGCGAGGGCGTGATCGCGGCCGACGGGAAGACCGGTCAACTGCTCTCCGACGACGAGCTCATGCGCACCCACCGCCTGGAGCTCCCCTTCGGGTTCGACCCGCGCTCCGTGACAATGGGCGCGTGA
- a CDS encoding YbaK/EbsC family protein has protein sequence MTATDENAAEEHSRAGNAAHPRFAEALRELGLEEVNGRIRRFPDATRTAAEAAAAIGCELSQICKSLIFAADGVPVLVLMDGASRVDVELVRRELGAEKVTRAKAELVRETTGYAIGGVPPFGHRTKTRVLADRSLLDHDTVWAAAGTPYTVFPMDPKSLIAHAGGTLVDVREQTA, from the coding sequence ATGACCGCCACCGATGAGAACGCCGCCGAAGAGCACTCCCGCGCCGGGAACGCCGCCCACCCTCGTTTCGCCGAGGCCCTGAGGGAGTTGGGGCTCGAGGAGGTGAACGGGCGCATCCGTCGCTTCCCGGACGCGACCCGCACCGCGGCCGAGGCCGCCGCCGCGATCGGCTGCGAGCTGAGCCAGATCTGCAAGTCGCTGATCTTCGCGGCGGACGGGGTTCCGGTGCTGGTGCTGATGGACGGTGCGTCGCGGGTCGACGTGGAGCTCGTACGGCGGGAGCTGGGCGCCGAGAAGGTGACGCGGGCCAAGGCGGAGCTGGTGCGGGAGACGACGGGGTACGCGATCGGTGGCGTACCGCCCTTCGGGCACCGTACGAAGACCCGTGTCCTGGCGGACCGTTCGCTGCTCGACCACGACACGGTGTGGGCCGCGGCGGGCACGCCGTACACCGTTTTCCCGATGGACCCCAAGAGCCTGATCGCCCACGCCGGCGGCACCCTGGTGGACGTGCGCGAGCAGACCGCGTGA
- the cbiQ gene encoding cobalt ECF transporter T component CbiQ: MGAGHAHKLYRHGHSPVHALPPHTKLAAAFAFVVVVVSTPREAMWAFALYAALLATVAYKARVPAGFLLKRLLIEIPFVAFAVLMPFVAEGERVDVLGMSLSVNGLWGAWNVLAKGTLGVAASVLLASTTELRELLLGLQRLKLPPLLVQIASFMIRYGDVITDEMRRMRIARESRGFEARGVRHWGVLAKSAGALFIRSYERGERVHLAMVSRGYAGSMPVIDEVTASRAQWSYALALPFAALVVCLLGWTL; the protein is encoded by the coding sequence ATGGGCGCGGGCCACGCCCACAAGCTCTACCGGCACGGGCACTCGCCCGTGCACGCCCTGCCGCCGCACACCAAACTCGCCGCCGCCTTCGCCTTCGTCGTCGTGGTCGTCTCCACCCCGCGCGAGGCGATGTGGGCGTTCGCGCTGTACGCCGCGCTGCTCGCGACGGTCGCGTACAAGGCCCGCGTACCGGCTGGATTCCTGCTCAAACGGCTGCTGATCGAGATCCCGTTCGTCGCCTTCGCCGTGCTGATGCCCTTCGTGGCGGAGGGCGAGCGGGTGGATGTGCTGGGCATGTCGTTGAGCGTGAACGGCTTGTGGGGCGCGTGGAACGTCCTCGCCAAGGGCACCCTGGGCGTCGCCGCCTCCGTACTCCTGGCCTCCACCACGGAACTGCGCGAACTGCTCCTGGGCCTGCAGCGGTTGAAGCTTCCGCCGCTCCTCGTGCAGATCGCCTCCTTCATGATCCGGTATGGCGATGTCATCACGGACGAGATGCGGCGGATGCGGATCGCGCGGGAGTCGCGCGGCTTCGAGGCCCGTGGTGTGCGGCACTGGGGGGTGCTCGCGAAGTCGGCGGGCGCGCTGTTCATCCGCTCCTACGAGCGCGGGGAGCGTGTGCATCTCGCCATGGTGAGCCGGGGTTACGCCGGTTCGATGCCGGTCATCGACGAGGTGACCGCGTCCCGGGCGCAGTGGTCGTACGCCCTCGCCCTCCCGTTCGCCGCCCTTGTCGTATGTCTGCTGGGATGGACGCTGTGA
- a CDS encoding DUF4253 domain-containing protein — translation MTFSLPEGLPAGRFVPDGSPVMWRSDEPPHDPLASWTRYQRQQGETGLLPILCYADDDRPGSLDLAEIDAVDLESELEEGWRAYRRRQLAWLAAPPEPMDCPEDVEPWEDDPGAPYDQWPGPAPATPASSRVDPDEAARSAFALLADEWPYELWDGRLGLVAARRSADIPAVIGWRAQAPLPLLCALLRSWEDRFGARVLAAVGSTLYVCVASPPRDERQANHVALEHLLTTADNIVNDPPTPFPRYAASLVGAPLWRFWWD, via the coding sequence ATGACGTTCTCGCTTCCCGAGGGGCTGCCCGCCGGGCGTTTCGTGCCCGACGGCTCCCCGGTCATGTGGCGCTCCGACGAGCCCCCGCACGACCCGTTGGCCTCGTGGACCCGCTACCAGCGGCAGCAGGGCGAGACCGGCCTGCTGCCGATCCTCTGCTACGCGGACGACGACCGGCCCGGTTCGCTCGACCTCGCCGAGATCGACGCCGTCGATCTCGAAAGCGAGCTGGAGGAGGGCTGGCGCGCATACCGGCGGCGCCAACTCGCGTGGCTCGCCGCGCCGCCCGAACCGATGGACTGCCCCGAGGACGTCGAGCCGTGGGAGGACGACCCGGGCGCACCGTACGACCAATGGCCCGGGCCGGCCCCCGCCACGCCCGCCTCCTCCCGCGTCGACCCGGACGAGGCCGCCCGGTCCGCCTTCGCACTGCTCGCGGACGAGTGGCCGTACGAGCTGTGGGACGGCCGTCTCGGCCTCGTCGCCGCCCGGCGGAGCGCCGACATCCCCGCCGTCATCGGCTGGCGCGCACAGGCGCCCCTCCCCCTGCTCTGCGCCCTGCTGCGCAGCTGGGAGGACCGCTTCGGAGCGCGGGTCCTGGCCGCCGTCGGGTCGACGCTGTACGTCTGCGTCGCGAGTCCGCCGCGCGACGAGCGGCAGGCCAATCACGTCGCCCTCGAACACCTGCTGACCACGGCCGACAACATCGTCAACGACCCCCCGACCCCTTTCCCCCGGTACGCGGCGTCCCTCGTCGGCGCCCCGCTGTGGCGCTTCTGGTGGGACTGA
- a CDS encoding MarR family winged helix-turn-helix transcriptional regulator, whose translation MGSAGSVGSAGSLLLDEQLCFALYAAQRAVTAAYRPLLEDLGLTYPQYLVLLVLWERGETTVKELATALHLDYGTVSPLLKRLESAGLVRRERSARDERSVLVALTGRGEVLRERAVEVPQALLTATGVSEAEVTRLREELWRLAERAEGAAARRR comes from the coding sequence GTGGGGTCCGCCGGGTCGGTCGGTTCGGCCGGGTCGCTGCTGCTCGACGAGCAGCTGTGCTTCGCGCTGTACGCCGCGCAGCGCGCCGTGACCGCCGCGTACCGCCCGCTGCTGGAGGACCTTGGTCTCACCTACCCGCAGTACCTGGTCCTGCTGGTCCTCTGGGAGCGCGGCGAGACCACGGTCAAGGAGCTGGCGACCGCGCTGCACCTGGACTACGGCACGGTGTCGCCGCTGCTCAAGCGGCTGGAGTCGGCGGGCCTTGTGCGCCGTGAGCGCTCGGCGCGCGACGAACGCTCCGTTCTCGTCGCCCTCACCGGGCGCGGCGAGGTGCTCCGGGAGCGCGCCGTGGAGGTACCGCAGGCGCTGCTGACGGCGACGGGCGTGAGCGAGGCCGAGGTCACGCGGCTGAGGGAGGAACTGTGGCGCTTGGCGGAGCGCGCGGAGGGTGCAGCGGCGCGCAGGCGGTGA
- a CDS encoding serine hydrolase domain-containing protein: protein MDVNGTVAEGFEPVEEAFVRNFEVLGDRGAAVTVYRDGHKVVDLWGGTRDVDGTEPWRHGTAQIVRSATKGVAAAVLLLLAQRGELDLDAPVGQYWPEYKAAGKERTLVRHVLAHRAGVPVLDRPLTPAEAADPDLAAAAVAAQAPVWEPGADHGYHAQTYSWLTGELVRRVTGRSIGEWIADEVAGPLGLDLWVGLPEAEAGRVGLVAQVEAPSAPGGLKTRPKRAVSEAYADPSSLTRRAFAAITPMPDENDAAYRAAVLPASNGIATAEGLARFYAALIGEVDGVRLFTPATVERARAEQSAGPDRVLVVNTRFGLGYMLHGTASPLLSPGSFGHPGRGGALGFADPDSGIAFGYVTNGFRKSVTADPRAQALVRAVRLSLGG from the coding sequence GTGGACGTGAACGGCACAGTGGCCGAGGGCTTCGAGCCGGTCGAGGAAGCGTTCGTACGCAACTTCGAGGTGCTCGGGGACCGGGGCGCCGCCGTCACCGTGTACCGCGACGGGCACAAGGTCGTCGACCTGTGGGGCGGCACGCGGGACGTCGACGGCACGGAGCCCTGGCGGCACGGCACCGCGCAGATCGTGCGCTCGGCGACGAAGGGCGTGGCCGCCGCGGTACTGCTGCTCCTCGCCCAGCGCGGGGAACTCGACCTGGACGCTCCGGTCGGCCAGTACTGGCCGGAGTACAAGGCGGCGGGCAAGGAACGCACCCTCGTCCGGCACGTGCTCGCACACCGGGCCGGGGTGCCCGTACTCGACCGTCCGCTCACCCCGGCCGAGGCGGCGGATCCCGACCTCGCGGCCGCGGCGGTGGCCGCGCAGGCGCCGGTGTGGGAGCCGGGGGCGGATCACGGGTATCACGCGCAGACGTACAGCTGGCTGACCGGTGAGCTGGTCCGGCGGGTGACCGGGCGTTCGATCGGCGAGTGGATCGCGGACGAGGTGGCCGGGCCGCTGGGGCTGGATCTGTGGGTCGGGCTGCCGGAGGCGGAGGCGGGGCGTGTGGGGCTGGTCGCGCAGGTCGAGGCCCCGTCGGCGCCGGGTGGCCTCAAGACCCGCCCCAAGCGGGCGGTCTCCGAGGCGTACGCGGATCCGTCGTCCCTCACCCGGCGTGCCTTCGCCGCGATCACGCCGATGCCGGACGAGAACGACGCGGCGTACCGGGCGGCGGTTCTGCCCGCGTCCAACGGCATCGCCACGGCGGAGGGGCTGGCCCGGTTCTATGCCGCGCTGATCGGGGAGGTGGACGGCGTACGGCTGTTCACGCCGGCCACCGTGGAGCGGGCCCGCGCCGAACAGTCCGCCGGCCCCGACCGGGTCCTGGTCGTCAACACCCGTTTCGGCCTCGGCTACATGCTCCACGGCACCGCCTCGCCCCTGCTCTCCCCGGGCTCCTTCGGTCACCCCGGCCGCGGCGGCGCCCTCGGCTTCGCCGACCCCGACTCGGGCATCGCCTTCGGCTACGTCACGAACGGCTTCCGCAAGAGCGTGACGGCGGACCCGCGGGCCCAGGCGCTGGTACGGGCGGTACGTCTGTCCCTCGGGGGCTGA